GGGATACGCAAGGGGGCGAAGCGGCGCAGAAAGGCTTTCATCGTGGTGGGGTTGGACCAGAAGCCGTAGTTGAGCTCCTCGGTCAACTGCTCGATCTGCGCCAGGAGATAGGGGTCACCCTGCCGCGCTACCAGCCTGCGCACCAGCTCACTCCGCCGTAGCCGCAAGCGGGCATACTCGCTCAAGGGCAAAGGCCGCCCGGTGGGCTGGCCCAAGGCTGCCCTCAGGCGGTGGGCGACGACGTAATCCTGGTACTCCCGGTAAGGGTCCATGGGTCTATTGTCGCCGGATGGCGCACTAAAATAGCGGCATGGACACCAAAGGCTGGGTGCTGCGGGCGGTGGAGAGGCTGCGCTTCGCCAGCGAAAAGGACATTCAGCGCTGGCTGGACGAAGAGGGCGAACCCCTCGCGCGCGAGGAGTTGAGAAAAGCGCTCGAGGCCCTCCTGCGCGAACAAAAGCTGGAGCGCAAAGGCGACCTCTACCGCCTCAAGAATAAGGAGGGCGGCAAAGAGGCCTTTTCCAAGTTGTTCAACGATTAATACGCCAGGAGGGGACGATCCTCCGTATTTAGCGTTTTGCCCATGACCTAGCGCATAGCTGTCGCACGATGCTCCCGATCCAATAGGAGGGTTTTTACTTGACATTGCCCTGACCGACATCGGCTTGGCCTCCGGTAAGCTGAAGTCATGCGCATTCTGGTACTGTGCACCCATAACTCAGCCCGCAGCCAGATGGCCGAGGGCTGGCTGCGCCATCATGCCCAGCAGGCCGGCTTAGACGCCGAGATCTTTTCTGCGGGAACCGAGGCCACCCAGGTCAAGCCCGAGGCTATCCAGGTGATGGGCGAGGTGGGGATTGACCTTTCGGGTCATACCTCCAAGACCCTCTACGACCTTCCCGACCCCTGGAATTTCGACCTGGTGCTCACCGTCTGTGATAGCGCCGCCGAGAATTGCCCGGTCTATCCGGCCAAGACCCACCGCCTGCACGTCTCCTTCCCTGATCCCTCCAGCCAGGACCTAAAGCAGTGGCGCCGGGTACGGGACGGTCTGGGGCGGATGAGTAAGCATCTGGTTTCCGAACTGAGCTCGGGGCGTATCCCGACCGAAGCTGGCTTGATCGAAGCGGCAGGCTCGAGGTTTTGCTGACCCCTATCCCCCAGGTCGGAGCCCTCACAACCCTCTGGGGGGGCTCTGCCATACTTAACCCCATGCGCTCCCTCGCCCCAGCCCTTCTCCTGAGCCTGGCCCTGGCCGCCCAGCCCGATAGCTTCCGGCTCGAGGGCATCCGCCACGAATACCAGCGGTTCAACAACTGCGGCCCGGCGACGCTCGGCATGGCGATGAGCTTTTGGGGTAGCCGCCTGACCCAGTACCAGATCGCCCCGGTGCTCAAGCCCAACCGAGCCGACAAAAATGTGGGCCCCGAGGAGCTGGCGGCCTATGCCCGTAGCCAGGGCTACCGGGTTCATTACGGGGTGGCCGGAGACTTGGAGCTGCTCAAGCAGCTCCTGGCCGCCGGGTTCCCGGTGATCGCCGAGAGCGGGTTTGTGGTGCCGGAGCACGGCTGGATGGGGCACTACCGCCTGCTGGTAGGCTACGACGACAGAAGCCAACGCTTCTTCGCTTTCGACTCCTACTATGGCCCCAAGGTCACGCTGGGATACAGCGATTTCGACGCGGTGTGGAGCCACTTCAACCGCACCTACTTGGTGGTGTATCCCCCTAAGGAGGCCGGGGAAGTCGAACGGGTCTTAGGCCCGCATGCCCGTCCCGAATGGGCGTGGAAGCGGGCGCTCGAGGTGGCCTTATCCCAAACCAAAGCCGAGCCCGCAAACGTCCACGCTTGGTTCAACCTGGGCAGCGCGCTGCTCGAGCAAGGCAACGTCGAAGGAGCCGCCGAGGCTTTCGACAAGGCCCGCGCCCTGGGCTGGCCCTGGCGGATGCTGTGGTACCAGTTCGGGCCCTTCGAAGCCTACTACCGGGCCGGGCGCTACACCGAGGTGGTGCGGCTGGCCAGCGCGAACCTGGCCAAGGCCCCGGACCTCGAGGAGTCCCTCTACTGGCGGGGCCGAGCGCAAGCCGCCTTGGGCAACTTGCGTTTGGCCAAAACCGATCTGCAAGCTGCCCTCAGGCTCCGCCCTAGCTACGGCGAAGCCGCCCAAGTCCTGAAAAGCCTGGGGGTGCAGGGCTCGAGGTAGGTTGGGCCTCAGCCCAACGCCAAAAACACCACCCCCAGCACCATCCCGCTCGCCGCCCACAGCCTCCGCCGCACCTCCCCTTCGGCCAGGAAGCGGGCCCCCAGCACCGCGCCGATCAGGATGCTCACCTCGCGGGCCGGGGCTACGTAGCTGACCGGGGTGAACTTCAGGGCGGTGAGCACCAGGATGTAGGACAGTGGGGAGAGAATAGCGATCCCGATGGCCTCGAGCCGGTTCTTCCGCCACTCCTCCCGCACCTCGCCCCAGCGCTGAACGGCCAGCGGCGAGAGCAGGAGGGTGCGGCCCAGGTCGTTGCCCCAATTGAGCAAAATCGGCGG
The genomic region above belongs to Meiothermus sp. Pnk-1 and contains:
- a CDS encoding arsenate reductase ArsC; the protein is MRILVLCTHNSARSQMAEGWLRHHAQQAGLDAEIFSAGTEATQVKPEAIQVMGEVGIDLSGHTSKTLYDLPDPWNFDLVLTVCDSAAENCPVYPAKTHRLHVSFPDPSSQDLKQWRRVRDGLGRMSKHLVSELSSGRIPTEAGLIEAAGSRFC
- a CDS encoding C39 family peptidase → MRSLAPALLLSLALAAQPDSFRLEGIRHEYQRFNNCGPATLGMAMSFWGSRLTQYQIAPVLKPNRADKNVGPEELAAYARSQGYRVHYGVAGDLELLKQLLAAGFPVIAESGFVVPEHGWMGHYRLLVGYDDRSQRFFAFDSYYGPKVTLGYSDFDAVWSHFNRTYLVVYPPKEAGEVERVLGPHARPEWAWKRALEVALSQTKAEPANVHAWFNLGSALLEQGNVEGAAEAFDKARALGWPWRMLWYQFGPFEAYYRAGRYTEVVRLASANLAKAPDLEESLYWRGRAQAALGNLRLAKTDLQAALRLRPSYGEAAQVLKSLGVQGSR